The Bombyx mori chromosome 4, ASM3026992v2 region GAAAGCTGACATATACTGCGTTGTATCTATGAGCTTCATATTTGCCTATTACCGGGCGGGCGGGCCGCAGAACATCAATATGGCGAGAACGTAAATATGCTCGCTCTATTTGTACGCTGctactaaaaaatgaaacacgTGGACTTTAGCTTgtcaaactttaaaaaaaaagcaaaagcaGGCATGCACGACCCTCCCCTCAAACTACCAGGGCTACGGTTTTAGTATCTGCGCCTTAACTAATTTATGCTTGCTTTGTGTTTACTGTAAGTACCTCACTAATTCCAATACTCTTTTGCCATTTCTAGGCCTTccacacaacgtaaatgtcacttCACTAGATTAATAATACTAATGAGATTAACAAGAATCCGACTTTTGACTATATCCGTAACtcctaaataaatatgaaattaaaacaagatGTAATTTATCTTCCTCCATATATCGATATCAAAGAATTACTAAAAATTCTAGAACTTTCTTAATGAGAGCGATACTTAATAGATCGCAAGTAGAGAGTCACTCATGAAAGATTAATAGGCGAGAACTTAActacacatatgtatgtacatatgtaataGTTATAATGTGTTAGACGTATCATAATTACTGTGCTTGTTCTAACGGAAAATGTAGTAGATCGTTGTAATTACAGTGTCAGTGAATATTCGAGATTTCTGAACAATTAGTCTATCTAATCCCAAAGAATATTTGCCTTTGAAACTAACTGGGTTGTAATTTGTTGCTTGGGTAAACCTTGCCGATCTACTCGTGCATGCTAAAACACAGACAATGTTTGTTGACGATATTCAAATTGTAAGTTAAATCATCATTCAATGGCTTTGAGAAAagctatttttgttaattaaggATTTTATGTAAGGCATTCAAATCGTATGAAGTGTTGAGCTTTGGTAAAAGGGTTTTCAATGTTTGTACCCAATTGGTTGCTGATTTTTGGTTGGgattgatttgaaaaattagcAAATATCATTCatcaattaataacattttatgtTTTGACTTATTAATATGATTTTCATCTGTCCGATTATTGAACAACAGATACGACCTTCGAGTATCTTTCATGATTCGTTCATAGTAGTAGTGATAGCTTCActtcatttttttgttaaactgTTGCTACGAGTACCCTCCCTCTCTTCTCCTCTCTCCAATTTATATAAAGGCTCCAGAGGCAAAGCATGTTGTACAGGCTGCGCTAGTAATCCATTGAACCAATCGATTCATTACTGCTGCCAAAGCAACGATTCATTGTAGTCTAACGGACACGATAGCCGCCGGTATTCCAGTGTAgagaattgaatttaatttctaaaatcTCTACGTCTCAGGTTAATCTCACGTTTATGTGCTCTAGTATCCGTTGAATTTAAGATAGGCTTTAAGCTCGTCTGCCCGACGCCCATTAAAGTGATCTTTCGGTTATTTTCCTTACCTATACTTAAATACTGTTGAGTATTGATCTCATATCTAGGCCAAGTAACTGAGTTGTCGTGATGCCTCTCCTCACTCCGCGCCGTAGGGTCCCCGGTTTTCGCGAAAGCAGCGAGCAGAGCGACGGCAGACTCGGCCACGGCCACGTCCCCACGAGAGTAGTTCCGAAGGTTTGAAGGTGTTCCACTTACAAGTGGCAAACCCAAGAAGTATGGTAGAGTTTCGCTGGTTATGCTTCCGAGGCGCTTTGAGGAAGGAATGAATATTAGCATCAatacaaaacgaaataaaaggAGTCTTCGGTTTTTTGTTTAAGAGCAAAAGTTTTACTACTTCATACAtatatctttgaaatttcgaatATATAGGACTATAGGATAAATTAGATTTTCTAGCCAAAAGATATATTATATTGATAACATGTTGTTTCATATGGTAGGGCGCGCTGTGAGTCCACCAGGTCTGATACCACCTTCCTGTGTGTTGAAGTCCAGGATAGTTGTTATTGTTGTTCCAATGCAAATGAGACCTGGTGCTCGTCATTCTTTCACGACAGTACTTACAGTCGCAGTAGAGAGTTCCAACTGCATATTTAATGACATCAACTATTGAGGGGTACAAGTCTTGAACTATTTACTCCAACACATACTCGTCTATTAGGCATTACTATTATTAGTACCTGAGGATAGTCAGCGTCCTTGGTCTGATGAGCGAAATGAGCAAAGTAAGTAGTAGAGCCGCGTCGCGCGTGCAGCTGTGCGAGGCGGAGCGCGGGCGCGGCCACGGCGCCGTCGCTCAGGGAGTCCAGCGTCGCGTCTCTGATGTTGATGGGATGCTGGATCGGCTTCTCCCAATCCGTGTACTCGTTGCGGATGGCCGCGAATATCTCGTTGCGGTGGTAGCGGTACACGTTGCGGACGTACGTTCGGAGGATGCGGTTTCTAAATAGTTTACGTGTGCgtaaatacacatacatacatacatatgtacgtagGTCCGGAAAGATCTTTATATATACGTTTTTAATGACGTACATATTTCAAATagttaggtttttatttatcagAAACTTTTTGCAGTATTTAGTGTAAGCTATGCGTTGATTACATCGGTATTAtactcaatattaaaatttccacTGCTTTGAAGCGACAGTTGTATTTATCAGCTAGTAACTACATATTTCACTATCTTATTTATTATCTTCTGATTTTAAACACGCCCactcattatttttctttaaattaaggACACTATAATTCCATGTCGAATATCATAAGCTGACCTGTGCTCTTCTTCAAATCCATGTCTGATATCGTCTTCATTGAAGAACTGATAGCTCTCCGTGGTAGACACGACAATAGCGAGAGAGCAATCAAGGAACGTGTCGCTCGCATGCAGCGCCCTGGTGGGGGGCTGGCCGGCGGGGACGGAGGGCGCCCAGCCGGAGAGGAACCGCGCCTTTGGGGCTTCCACGGCTAACAATGCGGCCAGTGGACGAGCCCGGATGCATTCTACAAACCTATGCATGCAATATTGGTCGTGGTTTATTTACGTACTTACTATCTTCAGATGCTCTACAAGATTCTGTTTTAAGTATGATGCTTGTTTTGATGTTCCACGGATACTACGTAGTTATACctgatattttttcaaagtaaAGTTAAAGTCATCGTGGGCTAATCGATAAGAGGCCCCGTGTGCTGGtacgagcgatgcgactgtgccgcaACTCAGACACCGCAGACGgctattcaattatttttcaatacttaacaccaggcgtttattttaacaattatttttgtaatgataaacgtacttaacgaatgttcacgaatgacctccatgatgaagaaataacaccgtgtaacaaaaatcaaacccataataaaaattttaatttgcgtaattagtctATCACGGAGACATAAGCCTCAAGTGTCACGATGGGTggggcattcacgttgtgatgtctacgtGCTTCGGTAACAATTAAGCTGTTCTCCCAACGAAACTTCCACCACGTGCTTTAAAGCGACATCATCACTTCACATTATCAACTTGTAATCACATACTCGTCGGGTTTTAAACAAATCGAAACAGCTAACAATAATGTTCTAGTAGGTTTCACAAATTCCTTACCAGTTCTCATCATTAGAGTTTTCCGGGATGCACCGCAACGCTTGCGCGGTATGGTCCCTGGTCAGCGTCGCGTCCGGGGCCAGAGCCGTCGGACTCAGCGCCGAGCCGCTGAGAAGCAGCACACGGGACACGAGACCTGAACGAAATCATACAgactaaaaataaatgtattcacAGTTACTaccaaaattacaaaaagataGTAGTAGTCCTGAGCAGTTACGGAAACCGATAACATTACTAGTATATGTGTGCCTCGTCGCCTACCTTGACACGCGATATCTAACAGTAACAGATTTATTACCCTTCAAAGCAGGAAAGCGCAGGTGCAGTTAGTAACCCACTCCTGAGAGCTTACAACTCACTGTATCGCAAGTATTTGAGTGAGTAGGATAGCTAGGTAAGAAAATGCTGAGAATAACACTACTGATTGATACTCGTGTAGATCCTAGTAGATCAGACCGAGGCTTTTACGGTTTTATGTACGTCGTAGTAAAAcagaattaaattgtaaaagtatGAGTCAATACATGCGGCATATAGTGAGCGGTATGTAACCTTTAGTGTCCGGCATCATGAGCATGGCGTTGGCGAGAGCCGCCCCCGCCGCGTGTCCGGCGAGGGTGAGTCTCCGCGCGTCGCCTCCGAACGCGGCAACGTTGCGGCGCACCCAGCCCAGAGCCGCCGCCACGTCCAGCTGGGCCGAGCCTCCTGCTTGCTGCACGGGATCCGTATTTAGCCCTGTTGTTAAGTAGCCTGACACCAAAATAATACATtcattgtaaatattatatgtacatcCTAATTTTGTTCAGAGATGTTCACTTTTTATGAATCTACGGAAaagaataatatatatttttcatcatCTCGCAACTCGACAGTGGCTTACCTAATAATCCTATcctataattaacagtaatgaCGAGCAGATGTGCCCGGGCCGCCAGCACGGCTCCGTCGAGGGTGTTGGCGGAGCCCCACTCGTGGGACGGCGCCCCGAGCCACATCACCACCGCGTAAGGCGCCTCCACGCCTCGCGCACCTGCCCAATATACGAAATTGAGCTACTACCTACATTCAACTACAGTGTACACTCTAAAGACAACTCAGCCGGAAATATATTATGCTTTTTTGAACAAACAAATGAACAGCAGCAGGGTCCATATGCTCACTTCGAACGAATGATCCCCCTGCCCTGTGTGCTCTTCCCGCAAATGTACGCATCCGTTAGAGCTGGTAACTTAGGATCAAAACTGGGAGGAACTGAGATGAACGCCCTCCCGGAAAGGACAATGTTTCAATTGCGTTTGCGACTGGATCGTGAGTTCATCTCCCGGATTACAATATTATGccgtaaataaataacatatcgTATTATCGCTACCGTACCGCAGTAATATAATGCTACAGTCCAACTgaagaattataaaatacaaagtaaTGCAAATAACACAGGGAATAATAGAATAGTACAGGAAAAGAAGACCCTAAATTGAAAAACAACTCACCGCTACCGGGCACATAGATGTTGAGGAAGAGACAGTCTTCGCTTTGATTGGCGAGCATCGGTACCGTGGCCTTCAACTCGTTGTAGATGCCGAGTGGCATGTTCGACAGCGCTGCGCTCCTGGATATGAGTTAGTGAAATTCTCAATTAAATTGTCAATATTATCATAAgtcaaaatattgaaaaaaatagctTAAAAGCGGGCcagattttttcaaaatattgtaATCGATTAATCCATTTAGGGAAACAAAGTTACAAATAAATCGAGATATCGATCGACTAATCGAGGTATGTATCGCGGACACAGAGTCGCAAATGTGTAAACTCAAAGACTCTCTCTCGGTTCTTCAACGTCGGGGTTCTAGACCCGCGCTTACGTCGTCGTCGAGTCTGAGTTATTAAATTTGTGCCAAATACTTACAATATGTTACTAGATACTCCTCCTTCAATCCCTAGTTATAGTATTGATGCTGGAGGATCGATTGTGCCATTGAAAATAACTAAACGAGGGAAAGGGCAATCTAACCTCAATTTAAGCAACTTGGGGATTCAGGCAAACTACAACCCAAAAAGATACAGGCGTGATTCCGCTACACACAAAATATTACGATTGTACTATTTAAACTAACGTGTTATACTGTTAGAGCTTTCGAAATCAATTTGAAGCGATGTGTTTCAACTAATTTACTGTGTTCATCTGAGttgtgtttatttttcttttccgAGATACTTTTAGAAGAGTATTCAACTGTCcggttttgttttataattattgttatcttTTATATTAGAGTAAAATTCATTGATAAGAATTTACTTGTTGGATATGTCCGGGTATCGCTGGGGGCAGACAGGTGCGAATGCGTCTGCGAGCCTCGTGCCGGACCAGCCTGGAGGCGCTGGTGGGACTCCAAGTCGCGGCGGGGGGCCTGCGTAAGGGACACCCAAGAACACTTCCACTGGTTCCAGGCGACGGGAAGCCGGTTCCACTATGATGCCGCGGATTGCTCCTACACACagaagtaattttttattaagccTTCATACTTTTTCTCGTCTCGTAATCATAGTTCGTTTCATcgtaattttataattacaaaCGTGTGAGACCGTAAacgaagataaaaaaaaactattattattttcttatttttattttatttattttaaaaacgaaaAGAACACACTTCTGTagctaaataaattttaaaaaagtaatCATTTTCTATGAGTTGAAATAACACAGGGCTATtacaaaaaacacattttatcttaagattgatattataataacattttaatattttattgacagataTTGCCAAAAGTagtcattataaaattataaaatatcttgAAAACACCCACACTTTTTTTAGTGcttggtggacgagttcacggcccaccggcTGTTAAGTTTttatgatatatatattttttcttaatcacTCTTTTTTTAGGTTAGTTATCTACAAAGcgtgtttttaagtttttttaattactatttatttttaccttttttcaGAGATAATTTTATTAGGTCGTTCTATGATATTTTGTCTAATGCATCACCAAAACACGGCACTCTCCCTGTCAACTTTGAGCAATCGAATTCTTCTATCCGATGGTAGTTTCTGTGACTACCGAGGTCGTAACGGAAGTATCAGGGTTCGATTCCGGAGGAGGAGCCTGAGAAACGGCTATTGTATTCAAGGAAGGCAAGACATTACCGTGTGCTCGGCGTTCATCCTGAAAGTCCTGAGCTGTATAATCGgaaaatttttaacaaattattgtattgtcatcggttcttgagAAGTTACATTTACAATAGGCTACAATTTTCAAATCGATAggacattttgaagggggtgaataacgttcaaagattccgttacctACTACGTTAATAAAGGCCTGCTAAAAATACATTGTATTAATCCAAACTCCTAACACCTCGGGTATTAATCCGATGATTGTTTATTTCTGATAAAAATTAGAATGTAATTAACGCAAGCACAATGACTCGAACAAAATATAGAATGAGGAAAGGTTAGAATCTGATGAACAATGGGCACATGAATTCATTACGGAAGACAATAAAACGAGCGTACATGAAACACGACAGCGAGGCGCCCGCgaatgaaacaaataaattgaCTCCTCAATTTACTCGATCCCCTCTAAAGGTATCGTTTGTCCCATCCTCGCGACCAGCATCCGCGGATCAAGAACAATAATTAATCTGATCTTACATTCCGATGTTGGGAGTCGAAATAGTGCGTTAGCCGGGTATGATTGGCTGTCCCCGGGTCTGGGTAGTTAAATGGCCGTACCTGGGATACAGAGCAACAAAACTTGTGGATTATGATAAATGGGCCCCTTAGTTTTGGATTAACATGGCGTTTTAACTTTGTAATTGTATGTAAATTAATTGCGAATGTTGGGTCTTGTTTATTGTTTACGGACCAGAACTGGGAGATGTAAACTCAGTAATGTTTGTACAAAGTGGTTCAAGTGTTTACAGAATGATATACTTTGAGTCAGCACGCAATGTACGTGTAATGTCTGCATTATCAATATTTGTTGTTATTGCGTGAACACAACGTAGCCGGCCTCAACTAGCTAACTAATACAGTGCTGCATTATTCCGTACAATTAGTAGTGCGTGCTTGCTGTGTAGTACAGGCGCATGGCGCTACCGATATGTCGGTGTCTCTGTCGCCGGCTGTCGTCAGCTGCGTAGTTTAGGAGCTCGTCAGTCCTTCCAACGTCATAAATAgctatttataagtagctttacccTAAATCGGTGccctttaaattagttttttttgacATATTTGCTCTAACACTATGTCAAACATAGGTCGTAAATAATAGGCAATAAATCATATTGCTTGCTATTATTGCTATGCATAttggtgaagtcgtcgtgggctatactgaaaccttagaactcatatctcaaggtgggtagtggcatttgcattgtagatgtctattggtcACGGTAACtaactaacaccaggtgggccgtgagctcgtccattaacctaagcaaaaaaaaatgatatgatGATGATGGAAACCCAATAAAATAAACTGTCTATTTGCGCTGAGTGGAATGAAACTTAAAAGTctagaaatatttattacaaagaaCAAAAAGGTAGCTCGCACAATATTCAAAACGTCAGAAATGATATGATAACAGTAATTATCATACTTAATTAATTTGATAACAATATAACAAGTGCGGGGTGCTTAACATTCCATGTTACAAATAGTTCATTATTCAAACTAATCTAGAAAGTGTAGAATAGCCAAAAAACTGTGTCCGTACAATAAATAGAAACGTCCGATGAGCACGTAGGATTTTAGAACGAATGGCATTGAAAGCTTTTCAGATATGTTCGCTAGCTCTGCGCCCTGGCAGTCCTGGCACCACGGCCTCGCTGTTTGCTACTCCAAAACTATGCACCGTAATTGTAGCAAGTGGTTAACTTAGGTTATATTAGGTAATGAGGAGGTAGGTACCTGTGTGAGTGTGTACGATCCGCGAGCTGTACCGCGGGCCGGCGGCGGCCAGCGTCGCTAGCACCAGTGCCGCGCACCACCGCCACAAGCACTCCATGCGCCATCACGCGACGCCGCCTGCGGACAAACACGCGCCCGTCAGACACACTTGTgacacaaatgttcacgattgacttccacggtgaaggaataacatcatgtaataaaaatcaatcccgcaaaattataatttgcgtaagtactggtggtaggacctcttgtgagtcggcgcgggtgggtaccaccaccctgcctatttctgccgtgaagtagtaatgcgtttcagcttgaagggtggggcagccgttgtaactatacttgagaccttataacttatatctcaaggtgggtggcacatttacgttgtagatgtctatgggctccagtaaccacttaacaccagctgggctggctttgagctcgtccaccaatctaagcaataaaaaaattaaataaaactaaagcaCTACACCTCCCTGTTGCCAACGAGAATCAATCACATTGTGTTCTGTTCTGGACAGTTCCAGTAATAGGAATAACATAGAAAACTTTATATTTCCTTAAAACGTCGGTAATCGcaaaaaaagcatttaaattatttctgaaaTCAAGACGACTTTAATGGATAACGATTTAAAGTAAAAGAAGAACAAACGATACTTAATACTTCCTTgacgaaaaataaaagatacgAGATTATTGAAGGaaatatttgtataaaatattacagagcggattcaaaagaaaaacaacagaATTGCGACAGCTTCTACGCGCGACAAATACGCGACAAAATACGTTACAAAATCTCGCTTCGAATCCTCCTTTTGTTTCGTCAACAAACTTCATTTCCTCCAAACAAGATTCAGAGCCAAAAGTCTaactcataaataataattcactTACTGAGGATCCATTACCGTTAAATATAACAGAAACGACATCGGCTCGTGTACGCGTCTCACGAGGAAACTAAACTTTGCCAATTAATCGTACCGATGGGGTTTCATGGTGTCGATGCGTCGTCGAAGCCTCGAATCGTTTCCGCCTGAGTCAAATTGCTTTTTGTTGAAAGTTGAGATTAGAAAAAGGGCAGTTTAGTTTTTGTCGCCGGTGGGCGGAAGACAAATAGTTACTCGACGTCAGCCGCAGGGGCGAGTCAACAGGAGTCCGGCCCCGTCCCCGTCGCGAACAGACTCGCGGTCTCGATGTAAGAGCCCCCTCGCTTCATCCCATCATGTATGTGTTTCTTGTTGTTGTtgctcttaattttttttaaataaatcaaataatttgaTACTTTTTGTTGGTGCTATTATGGAAATTAATGGTGTAAAGGAAATTGTTAAGTCTTTAGAAAAATACactataacataataataatagagaaCAGAGTATTTGACCCTGAGCTGTTAGAGTATAGTTCTTTTTAGATTTCTAAGGGGCTTTTTTCTCGAATACTAGAAGTTTACAGTTGGTACTTTTAACAACAACTTATCGCGACCTTGTTTTTCTTAAATTAGTTTTCCTCTTACTTGACACCACAATATCCAGtggattaataataaatacaatctcTGTTGTACAAGAATCTAAAATACGCAATAAACATATCAATATCACTAAATTAAAGTTACAAAAGTAAAAACAATGTTTACTATTAACAGTAATAAGCCTCGTCAATACACGCCGTGCCAACATGGAATAGCTGCAGTCTAGTGTCCGTTGACCTACATACAGTGTCGGAACTAATGTTGTCTTGGCTCTTCATAAGCTGGCCCCGATATCTCGGAGATGACAACAATCACAATGTATTCTGAAACATCTTGTAAGATCGCTACGAGCGGCCTCTACAGTGATATCTGTTGAAACTCTTTCAACTTCCTGTCCGAAACATAACTGTACTTTATTTTCAAAGgcttttaataaatctaaatagaAACAGCAGTATACATTTTATCCACAGTACGTTATGTAGGTGTCTTCACGTATTCCATGGTAGCAGTAGCAATCACACAATTAAAAGTCTCGAATAAAATCTAAATCGCGCTATTGACATTTGTACAAGCGAGCAGATATGCAGGTCCCGAACAACAAcatacacgtccttacggatccatcagatccaataacccttgcatcagacgccttcagctctaacactaggggcaggcttagggaccgcGGTAACTCCTACTCCGTGCAATCTActctaaacatcagcccgctgagtttctcgccggatcttcttagtgggtcgtgattccgatccggtagattCATCCGTGATCCGTCTGCTTTGGGGGCGCtaggacagctgttagcaaattccacccctcctggctgagcctttgctcgcctacctgtcctggtgaagcaaGGGAGGTCTCCGGGCCAGATGAAATcccttatttataaaaaaaaaaaaaattacccattcagtggaagatcttcccacTGCCACTCCCCAAAGCCTCATTTAAGTTATTTACAGTGTTAGGAAGTAAGCAAGTG contains the following coding sequences:
- the LOC101742943 gene encoding neuroligin-4, X-linked isoform X1, which produces MECLWRWCAALVLATLAAAGPRYSSRIVHTHTGAIRGIIVEPASRRLEPVEVFLGVPYAGPPPRLGVPPAPPGWSGTRLADAFAPVCPQRYPDISNKSAALSNMPLGIYNELKATVPMLANQSEDCLFLNIYVPGSGARGVEAPYAVVMWLGAPSHEWGSANTLDGAVLAARAHLLVITVNYRIGLLGYLTTGLNTDPVQQAGGSAQLDVAAALGWVRRNVAAFGGDARRLTLAGHAAGAALANAMLMMPDTKGLVSRVLLLSGSALSPTALAPDATLTRDHTAQALRCIPENSNDENWFVECIRARPLAALLAVEAPKARFLSGWAPSVPAGQPPTRALHASDTFLDCSLAIVVSTTESYQFFNEDDIRHGFEEEHRNRILRTYVRNVYRYHRNEIFAAIRNEYTDWEKPIQHPINIRDATLDSLSDGAVAAPALRLAQLHARRGSTTYFAHFAHQTKDADYPQRLGSITSETLPYFLGLPLVSGTPSNLRNYSRGDVAVAESAVALLAAFAKTGDPTARSEERHHDNSVTWPRYEINTQQYLSIGTKLRVKSHYRGHKLALWLHLVPQLHRPGAAPRHHQFRSVHPAMFAGEIFPELYTTTAALDDDEEISEAEEDSSEVEECEPSPSPRPALSALPSLQPTPKEDSLTLDSQYYSYTIALGVTVGAGCFLLALNMLVFAGIYLQRGRRRSSHRRTRREGSSNSRAGDSLNSDPATVTSPRKSTLKQRVRAKGKVEYHASTEKTGSDTRDLRIEHGFQ
- the LOC101742943 gene encoding neuroligin-1 isoform X3, with amino-acid sequence MECLWRWCAALVLATLAAAGPRYSSRIVHTHTGAIRGIIVEPASRRLEPVEVFLGVPYAGPPPRLGVPPAPPGWSGTRLADAFAPVCPQRYPDISNKSAALSNMPLGIYNELKATVPMLANQSEDCLFLNIYVPGSGYLTTGLNTDPVQQAGGSAQLDVAAALGWVRRNVAAFGGDARRLTLAGHAAGAALANAMLMMPDTKGLVSRVLLLSGSALSPTALAPDATLTRDHTAQALRCIPENSNDENWFVECIRARPLAALLAVEAPKARFLSGWAPSVPAGQPPTRALHASDTFLDCSLAIVVSTTESYQFFNEDDIRHGFEEEHRNRILRTYVRNVYRYHRNEIFAAIRNEYTDWEKPIQHPINIRDATLDSLSDGAVAAPALRLAQLHARRGSTTYFAHFAHQTKDADYPQRLGSITSETLPYFLGLPLVSGTPSNLRNYSRGDVAVAESAVALLAAFAKTGDPTARSEERHHDNSVTWPRYEINTQQYLSIGTKLRVKSHYRGHKLALWLHLVPQLHRPGAAPRHHQFRSVHPAMFAGEIFPELYTTTAALDDDEEISEAEEDSSEVEECEPSPSPRPALSALPSLQPTPKEDSLTLDSQYYSYTIALGVTVGAGCFLLALNMLVFAGIYLQRGRRRSSHRRTRREGSSNSRAGDSLNSDPATVTSPRKSTLKQRVRAKGKVEYHASTEKTGSDTRDLRIEHGFQ
- the LOC101742943 gene encoding neuroligin-4, X-linked isoform X2, giving the protein MECLWRWCAALVLATLAAAGPRYSSRIVHTHTGAIRGIIVEPASRRLEPVEVFLGVPYAGPPPRLGVPPAPPGWSGTRLADAFAPVCPQRYPDISNKSAALSNMPLGIYNELKATVPMLANQSEDCLFLNIYVPGSGARGVEAPYAVVMWLGAPSHEWGSANTLDGAVLAARAHLLVITVNYRIGLLGYLTTGLNTDPVQQAGGSAQLDVAAALGWVRRNVAAFGGDARRLTLAGHAAGAALANAMLMMPDTKGLVSRVLLLSGSALSPTALAPDATLTRDHTAQALRCIPENSNDENWFVECIRARPLAALLAVEAPKARFLSGWAPSVPAGQPPTRALHASDTFLDCSLAIVVSTTESYQFFNEDDIRHGFEEEHRNRILRTYVRNVYRYHRNEIFAAIRNEYTDWEKPIQHPINIRDATLDSLSDGAVAAPALRLAQLHARRGSTTYFAHFAHQTKDADYPQRLGSITSETLPYFLGLPLVSGTPSNLRNYSRGDVAVAESAVALLAAFAKTGDPTARSEERHHDNSVTWPRYEINTQQYLSIGTKLRVKSHYRGHKLALWLHLVPQLHRPGAAPRHHQFRSVHPAMFAGEIFPELYTTTAALDDDEEISEAEEDSSEVEECEPSPSPRPALSALPSLQPTPKEDSLTLDSQYYSYTIALGVTVGAGCFLLALNMLVFAGIYLQRGRRRSSHRRTRREGSSNSRAGDSLNSDPATVTSPRKSTLKRSSESELKERSSTMPPPKKRVQIQEISV